Within the Gloeobacter kilaueensis JS1 genome, the region GCCGAGCCATCTGAGAAGTTAACGGTGACGATCGCATTTTGCAAGACGTCCGCATTCCCTCCCGGCAGAAAGAAGGGATTCTCGCCTGCAAAGACGCGGTTGACGTTGAAGTTGATAAAGCTACCGGGCTGAAACTCATTGGCATCGAAGGTGACAGTCAGCACCCGGTTGTCGGCGCTCGTCGTCGTGTCGAGTGCGACAATGCCGGTATTCGGGTCAGGAACAAAGCTGCCGCCGTAGTTGCCTACGAGGGTGCCAAACTGAGGAGCAAAGACGACGCCATTGAGCCCCGTTCCGGTCGGATTGAGGTCGATGCTCACCGTCGAGATGTTCTTGCCCGCACCCGACTTGAGGCTGAGCCGGAAGAAATTGGCGTCGAAGGTGCCTTCAAAATCGCCGCCGACGGCAAGAATTTTGCCCTCCGCAAAGGTTGCCTTGCTGAAGGCCCGGCTGAGGTCGAGGGGCAGGCGGGTGGCTGTCGCCTGCAATGTCCGGTAGAGCTTCTGGGGAGAGACACTGCCCGGTCCGCCCGCTGCCTCCAGCACCAGTGCCGCCACCCCGGCCACGTTCGGTGCTGCCGCGCTCGTGCCAAAAAACTGCGGGAAACCGCTTGGGCCGGGAGGGCCGCTGAAGAAGGTGGTGCTCACCCCGTCTACACCGGCAATCTGTGGCACATTGCGCAGGTCAGGGGTGCCCAGACGGTTGCCTGCCACATCGAAGAGAATCGTCGAGGGACCACGGGAAGAAAAATCCTCCGGCAGCTTTGGAAGACCAAAGAATACGGCACCCACCGCCTGTCCGCCCCTCGCCACAGCATGACCGTAGGTGGTCGGCCCGTCGAGCACCGGCGTCGAATCGAAGGAAGAACCGTTGCCCAGATAGACGTAGCGCAGACGGTTCGCTGGACCGTTGTTGGCCTTGGCGATCGCCAGTTGGAAGTTGCCGAACGGGAAGACAATCTCCAGCGGCTGGTCGGTGGAGAGGTTTTTGTCGATGCCGCTCACCGAGCCCAGGTAATCCCCCGTCGTCGAGAAGATGAGCAGGTTGTAGTCGGTTTTGACCAGCCCGGCGTTGAAGGGTTCATCCCACTGAAAGACGATCGGGCCGCCGCTGCTGATCACCTGCTGGGTAACGACCGGGATTGGCCCGGTCCCAAAGTTGTGAAAGTTCTTGGCAATCGAAGAAGGCACCTGGGAGAGGTCGATGTTGGTCAGACCCTGGTCTTTGAGTTGCTGGACGGTGCTGCGGCTCACTGGCTTGAAATTGGTATCTAAGCCCGTGCGCGAGTTGTTGCCCGCCGAGGAGAAGTAGGCCGCGCCGCTGCTGGCGACGAAGTTGACCGCCTGGGCGATGACGCCATCCTCGAAGAAGGGCTCATCGAAGTAGATGACATCATCGACGATCACATCCGCGCCAAACTCGTTGCGCAGGCGAATGATGTTGTTGGCAAATTCAACTTCGCCACTAAAAGCCGTTGCAAAGCCCAGGTCCGCCTTCGGTGCAATGTCATGGACCAGTTGGAGGATCGCCCGGCCCTCGTCGGCTCCGCCTTCAAATTCTTCGAGCACCGTGACTGGAGTGGTGTTGCCATCGGGGTTGCCCGGACCTGGCAGATCGCCCGTCGCAATATCATCCTCAGCCGTTGTTGTAGAGAAGGAGGTGTTGTAGCTGTCGGAGAGCACACCAATCTTGATCCCAGCCCCTTGAAAACCCAGATCTTGAACTGGCTGAATCTTCTGGACACTCACCGCTTCGCTCGTCACCGCTCCGATG harbors:
- a CDS encoding S8 family peptidase, with amino-acid sequence MSIQLKLTLSVVAIGIVSLTSLQPVYAQSPAPNRAQKTLPSNLGQPRQRSAAPPSKSDIGANVPDRQNLPENINGALRRILSLHNTDRTAALNELRSPKQQLPLLLDARKERPLVDIYLDGKISLKKAVALLQQRGFTVKATSTYRRGVIEGYIPLERAGEIARLGGLRSVAAAYAPVRNIGAVTSEAVSVQKIQPVQDLGFQGAGIKIGVLSDSYNTSFSTTTAEDDIATGDLPGPGNPDGNTTPVTVLEEFEGGADEGRAILQLVHDIAPKADLGFATAFSGEVEFANNIIRLRNEFGADVIVDDVIYFDEPFFEDGVIAQAVNFVASSGAAYFSSAGNNSRTGLDTNFKPVSRSTVQQLKDQGLTNIDLSQVPSSIAKNFHNFGTGPIPVVTQQVISSGGPIVFQWDEPFNAGLVKTDYNLLIFSTTGDYLGSVSGIDKNLSTDQPLEIVFPFGNFQLAIAKANNGPANRLRYVYLGNGSSFDSTPVLDGPTTYGHAVARGGQAVGAVFFGLPKLPEDFSSRGPSTILFDVAGNRLGTPDLRNVPQIAGVDGVSTTFFSGPPGPSGFPQFFGTSAAAPNVAGVAALVLEAAGGPGSVSPQKLYRTLQATATRLPLDLSRAFSKATFAEGKILAVGGDFEGTFDANFFRLSLKSGAGKNISTVSIDLNPTGTGLNGVVFAPQFGTLVGNYGGSFVPDPNTGIVALDTTTSADNRVLTVTFDANEFQPGSFINFNVNRVFAGENPFFLPGGNADVLQNAIVTVNFSDGSASVTKFKNVFDTTSFNFYTGAGLVNAQKAVDAIQQ